AGCGCGTCGGATACCGTGATTTGCGCAATCGTCTTCGCACTCCCCGTCAGCCGGCTGATGCCGAACAGTAATCCGGCCGTTAAAATCCAAAAAAAACCCACGGCCGCGGGCGACTGGAACAGCGATTCGATGAAGTCCTGAAATCCGAAACCGATCAGCCCGGTCGGAATCGAAGCTGCGATCATCATCAGAATCAGATGTCGTCCTCCCGGGGCGCGCGAGGGTCGAACCAGAGAAACGATCATGGTGCCCAGTTCCCGCCGGTAGAACGCCATCACCGCCACCAGCGTCCCCACGTGCAGAAGAACGTCAAAGGCGAGCATCGGCTCACGCAGACCCAATAAATGCTGAGCGAGCACGAGATGACCCGAACTCGAGACCGGTAGAAACTCGGTCACCGCCTGCAGGATCCCGAGAAGTACGGCTTCAAATACGCTCATTAGGATTCGCTATCGGATTTCCCGCAATTCGCCGTACTCGTATTGCAGTATTCTGGCCGCACGGTTCTCGTTTCCCTTCGAGAAATCCACCTCCACCGCCGACCCGACGAAAGGAGTCAGAGCCGGTATCAGGCGGGCGATTTCCCCGCGAGTTTGCGGCTGGCGCTTCATGAGCCGTGCCGTGAACGTCCCCGCATCCAATCCGAGGAGTTCCCAGGCTTCGGCAGCGCGACCCTGTGCGATCTCGAAATCTCCAAGAATCGTCACTGTATCCTTGCCTTGCGGCAGAAGCGGCGCAACAATATACATGCCGTTCGTCAGCGACGTCCAGCGGGCCAGAGCATCCGGATTCAACCAACTGCTGTTCCCGAGAAGAGTCGTGCCCGCCGGAAGTCGCGGGAGCTGCGATGAAAACATCTCCACGCGCTCCGGCGACAGAACGAAGAAGAAACCTTCGGGCTCGATGGAATCAGCGGTATCCTCCGAATCCGCCGCGCCGAACAGAACCTCGCCGCTGCTCGGATTTCCGAACATGGCGGTTCGCTCGTTCGGCGAAAGCGCGCTCTGCAGCGGCAATCCACCTCGCTCCGTCCGGGATTGGCCGGCGAAGATGTCCGCCACTTCATTGCGAACGCTCGTCGCCTGCGCCGGGTAGAATCTCAGGATTTCGACGTCGGGTCCCAACCTGTCCACTGCTTCCCGAAAGCCTTCGGCGTGGGCGCGTCCTTTGGCATCGTTGGGAGCCAAAACCATGAGATGTTTGAGTTCCAATTCGCGCGCCGCAAACCGGCCCATCGCCGCCGCCTGCATTCGTCCGCTGGGCAAGAACTCGAAAATCCGCGGACCGAAACTCGTGTAGGCACGCTGATCGGCGGTCACTTTCAGAAGCGGCATACCGGACTCCGCCGAACGCAGGGTCACCGCCGCCGCCGAACCTTCGTCGCCCACGAACACAAGCAGAAGCGGTCCGTCGGATGCCGTGAGACTGTCACAAGCCGAGGCCGCCTCGAAAGGCGAACCCGGGCGGACGATGGTCACGTGGCCGCCCAGACCTTCCCGATTCATGGCGAAGGCAAATGCGCGCTCAAAGCTCAGGGCCGCCGGATCGTTCATCCAGGCGAACGCCAGCATGAGAGCGACTCCCGATCCCGATTCCGTTTCAACATGAACGGCAGCGGTTGACGGTTCGCTGATCGTCGTATCCCGCACCGCCGACTCTTCCACCTCTGTCGTACGCGACTTACTCGGAGGAGAAGGTGCTCGTCGAAACGGCGAACGCACGGCTTCGCAACCCGCGAGCCAAATCGCAAGCGCGAGTAACGTGATGAGGATATATTTACTCGACCGTAACACTTTTCGCCAGATTGCGCGGTTGATCCACGTCGCAGCCTCGTTCCACCGCGATGTAATACGCGAGGAGTTGCAGCGGAATTACGCTGAGAAGCGGAGTAAGCAGCGGATGAGTTTCGGGAACATAGATCACTTGATCGGCCCGAGCCGCCACGTCAGTGTCTCCTTCCGTGGCTATCGCCAGCACGCGCCCGCCGCGCGCCTTGACCTCCTCGATATTGGAGAGAACTTTTTCGTACGTCCCGTCCTTGATGGCGATGAACACTACCGGCATATCGTCGTCAATCAGAGCAATCGGTCCGTGCTTCATCTCCGCCGCCGGATATCCTTCCGCGTGAATGTAGGAGATCTCTTTCAGTTTGAGCGCGCCTTCCAGAGCCACCGGGAAATTCACGCCGCGCCCCAGATACAGGAAATTCCGGTGAGCCTTGAATTCGTGAGCGATGGTTTCGATTCTTTCCCGCGACGTCAGAATGCGATTCACCTTCTGGGGGATGTCCACCAGTTCCTGAACCAGCTCCCGGCCTATACTCGCGCCGATCCGGCGCGACCGGCCCAGGCACAAAGCCAGCATGAACAGAACGGCGATCTGCGAGGTGAACGCTTTCGTGGACGCCACGCCGATCTCGGGACCGGCATGGATGTAGACTCCCGCTTCGGTCTCGCGAGCGATGGTCGAACCGACTACGTTGCAGATTCCGAAAACTCGCGCACCATGCCGTTTGGCCTCGCGAATCGCTCCCAGCGTGTCCAGAGTTTCGCCCGATTGCGAGATCGCGAAGACGACCGTTCCCGGTTCGATGATCGGAGAACGATAGCGGAACTCCGACGCGTATTCGACTTCGCAGGGAATTCCCGCCAGTTCCTCGAAGATGTACTCCCCCACCAGTCCGGCGTGCCAACTCGTTCCGCAAGCCACCAGGATAATTCGCCGCGCGCTGTAGAACTCCTGCTGAAACGCGCGCAGGCCGCCGAATTTCGCCATCCCGTCGTCGAGCAGGAGGCGACCACGCATCGAATCGGCGAGCGTGCTCGGCTGCTCGCAGATTTCTTTCAGCATGAAATGCGGATAGCCGCCCTTTTCGATGGCTTTGAT
This window of the bacterium genome carries:
- a CDS encoding undecaprenyl-diphosphate phosphatase; protein product: MSVFEAVLLGILQAVTEFLPVSSSGHLVLAQHLLGLREPMLAFDVLLHVGTLVAVMAFYRRELGTMIVSLVRPSRAPGGRHLILMMIAASIPTGLIGFGFQDFIESLFQSPAAVGFFWILTAGLLFGISRLTGSAKTIAQITVSDALLIGLFQGMAILPGVSRSGATIAMGVMCGLHPKEAAGFSFLISIPAILGATILQVGDIGAVTGSELGAYVAGAVAAAVVAYAAIWILLRLLQRRVIRPFAWYCLAAAVVALIVTMIGS
- the glmS gene encoding glutamine--fructose-6-phosphate transaminase (isomerizing); translated protein: MCGIIGYAGNRQVVPLLFGALKRMEYRGYDSAGIAVFTHGGLTIEKDAGKVSQLERRVLSLGIEGIAGIGHTRWATHGAPNRTNAHPHVDDQGKIALVHNGIIENYSALRTELAKSGHSFRTDTDTEVLAHLIREFYQGDLTQAVRQALALVQGTYGLAIACSEEPGKIVAARMGSPMIIGLGSGENFVASDAAAFLHYTRDVTYMEDGEIATITADSIEHRTLADMPVDRHVEQITFDIKAIEKGGYPHFMLKEICEQPSTLADSMRGRLLLDDGMAKFGGLRAFQQEFYSARRIILVACGTSWHAGLVGEYIFEELAGIPCEVEYASEFRYRSPIIEPGTVVFAISQSGETLDTLGAIREAKRHGARVFGICNVVGSTIARETEAGVYIHAGPEIGVASTKAFTSQIAVLFMLALCLGRSRRIGASIGRELVQELVDIPQKVNRILTSRERIETIAHEFKAHRNFLYLGRGVNFPVALEGALKLKEISYIHAEGYPAAEMKHGPIALIDDDMPVVFIAIKDGTYEKVLSNIEEVKARGGRVLAIATEGDTDVAARADQVIYVPETHPLLTPLLSVIPLQLLAYYIAVERGCDVDQPRNLAKSVTVE
- a CDS encoding ABC transporter substrate-binding protein, which translates into the protein MLRSSKYILITLLALAIWLAGCEAVRSPFRRAPSPPSKSRTTEVEESAVRDTTISEPSTAAVHVETESGSGVALMLAFAWMNDPAALSFERAFAFAMNREGLGGHVTIVRPGSPFEAASACDSLTASDGPLLLVFVGDEGSAAAVTLRSAESGMPLLKVTADQRAYTSFGPRIFEFLPSGRMQAAAMGRFAARELELKHLMVLAPNDAKGRAHAEGFREAVDRLGPDVEILRFYPAQATSVRNEVADIFAGQSRTERGGLPLQSALSPNERTAMFGNPSSGEVLFGAADSEDTADSIEPEGFFFVLSPERVEMFSSQLPRLPAGTTLLGNSSWLNPDALARWTSLTNGMYIVAPLLPQGKDTVTILGDFEIAQGRAAEAWELLGLDAGTFTARLMKRQPQTRGEIARLIPALTPFVGSAVEVDFSKGNENRAARILQYEYGELREIR